Proteins encoded by one window of Arachis ipaensis cultivar K30076 chromosome B04, Araip1.1, whole genome shotgun sequence:
- the LOC107638124 gene encoding homeobox-leucine zipper protein HAT2 isoform X2 — MGEKDIGNEDVGLSLSLSLGRGCSSSPPPLKPQRSVPMNNINEKSSWNELFQLLPQVDRSTDMRPLFGGGINMNSMPSMAETPPDCNQDNHDSSPNNSSLSSGSGCKRSEREEDNGTAVAGIELVSCSRGSDDEDGGGGEAARKKLRLTKEQSMLLEETFKQHNTLNPKQKQTLAKELNLRARQVEVWFQNRRARTKLKQTEVDCEYLKRYCENLSEENRRLQKEVQELRTLKLSPQLYMHMNPPTTLTMCPSCERVAVSSASSSNSAAASTTHVPALQSNCNNSLGPHIQRPVRVNTWPFDSPISRP; from the exons ATGGGTGAGAAAGATATTGGTAATGAAGATGTGGGGTTGAGTTTGAGTTTGAGTTTGGGAAGAGGATGTTCTTCATCTCCGCCACCTTTGAAGCCACAAAGATCGGTTCCTATGAATAACATCAACGAGAAGAGTTCATGGAATGAGTTGTTTCAGTTATTACCACAAG TAGATAGGAGCACAGATATGAGGCCGTTATTTGGTGGAGGAATCAACATGAATTCGATGCCGTCAATGGCGGAGACTCCGCCGGATTGCAACCAGGACAACCATGATTCATCGCCAAACAACAGTAGTTTATCAAGTGGCAGTGGCTGCAAGCGAAGCGAGAGAGAAGAGGACAATGGCACGGCGGTTGCCGGCATCGAATTGGTGTCGTGCTCGCGGGGAAGTGATGACGAGGATGGCGGCGGCGGAGAGGCGGCGAGGAAGAAGCTGAGGCTGACGAAGGAGCAGTCAATGTTATTGGAAGAAACGTTCAAGCAGCATAACACGCTGAACCCG AAACAAAAGCAGACATTGGCAAAGGAATTGAATCTGAGAGCCAGACAGGTGGAGGTGTGGTTCCAGAATAGGAGAGCAAG GACCAAGTTGAAGCAAACCGAAGTGGATTGTGAATACTTGAAGAGATATTGTGAGAATCTAAGTGAAGAGAATAGGAGGTTGCAAAAAGAAGTGCAAGAGCTTAGGACATTGAAGCTATCTCCACAGCTCTACATGCATATGAACCCTCCAACAACTCTTACAATGTGTCCTTCTTGCGAGCGTGTCGCCGTCTCATCCGCCTCGTCCTCTAACTCTGCCGCCGCCTCCACCACTCACGTGCCGGCACTACAAAGTAATTGCAACAACTCGTTGGGTCCACACATCCAGCGGCCGGTGCGCGTCAACACTTGGCCATTTGACAGCCCAATTTCGCGGCCGTAG
- the LOC107638124 gene encoding homeobox-leucine zipper protein HAT4 isoform X3, which produces MGEKDIGNEDVGLSLSLSLGRGCSSSPPPLKPQRSVPMNNINEKSSWNELFQLLPQDRSTDMRPLFGGGINMNSMPSMAETPPDCNQDNHDSSPNNSSLSSGSGCKRSEREEDNGTAVAGIELVSCSRGSDDEDGGGGEAARKKLRLTKEQSMLLEETFKQHNTLNPKQKQTLAKELNLRARQVEVWFQNRRARTKLKQTEVDCEYLKRYCENLSEENRRLQKEVQELRTLKLSPQLYMHMNPPTTLTMCPSCERVAVSSASSSNSAAASTTHVPALQSNCNNSLGPHIQRPVRVNTWPFDSPISRP; this is translated from the exons ATGGGTGAGAAAGATATTGGTAATGAAGATGTGGGGTTGAGTTTGAGTTTGAGTTTGGGAAGAGGATGTTCTTCATCTCCGCCACCTTTGAAGCCACAAAGATCGGTTCCTATGAATAACATCAACGAGAAGAGTTCATGGAATGAGTTGTTTCAGTTATTACCACAAG ATAGGAGCACAGATATGAGGCCGTTATTTGGTGGAGGAATCAACATGAATTCGATGCCGTCAATGGCGGAGACTCCGCCGGATTGCAACCAGGACAACCATGATTCATCGCCAAACAACAGTAGTTTATCAAGTGGCAGTGGCTGCAAGCGAAGCGAGAGAGAAGAGGACAATGGCACGGCGGTTGCCGGCATCGAATTGGTGTCGTGCTCGCGGGGAAGTGATGACGAGGATGGCGGCGGCGGAGAGGCGGCGAGGAAGAAGCTGAGGCTGACGAAGGAGCAGTCAATGTTATTGGAAGAAACGTTCAAGCAGCATAACACGCTGAACCCG AAACAAAAGCAGACATTGGCAAAGGAATTGAATCTGAGAGCCAGACAGGTGGAGGTGTGGTTCCAGAATAGGAGAGCAAG GACCAAGTTGAAGCAAACCGAAGTGGATTGTGAATACTTGAAGAGATATTGTGAGAATCTAAGTGAAGAGAATAGGAGGTTGCAAAAAGAAGTGCAAGAGCTTAGGACATTGAAGCTATCTCCACAGCTCTACATGCATATGAACCCTCCAACAACTCTTACAATGTGTCCTTCTTGCGAGCGTGTCGCCGTCTCATCCGCCTCGTCCTCTAACTCTGCCGCCGCCTCCACCACTCACGTGCCGGCACTACAAAGTAATTGCAACAACTCGTTGGGTCCACACATCCAGCGGCCGGTGCGCGTCAACACTTGGCCATTTGACAGCCCAATTTCGCGGCCGTAG
- the LOC107638123 gene encoding putative UDP-rhamnose:rhamnosyltransferase 1, translated as MADQPKKLHIAVFPWLAFGHILPFYELAKVIAQKGHKISFISTPRNIKRLPKLPSNLQPFVEFIELPLPQVENLPQNAESTMDIPQHIEPYLKKAFDGLEEPLTKFLERSTPDWLIYDFAPFWLPPISSKLGILCISFCIFSASGASFCLNIIQNETSDTTNEPYRVTFQRLLAKEKDFSVSDAFRIQETNRGSAFTAIRSCMEIEGESINSIRNLLKKPVFPVGLLPPSVDDNENSTEDENWNTIRKWLDEHEKGSVIYVAFGSEVTITDEEFTEITMGLELSGFSFFWILKRKNGPNTGSSIESKYKRGIIWNTWAPQLKILAHKSVGGFLSHSGWSSVIESLQFGCPLILLPFQNEQGLVARVMEEKMVGVRVPRNEHDGKFTRDSLAKALRSVMMLEDDKGKIIYRNHAEKMSKIIGDKELHQRYIDEFVHYMEIHRPA; from the coding sequence ATGGCCGATCAACCTAAGAAGCTTCACATTGCTGTGTTTCCATGGCTTGCTTTCGGTCACATCCTTCCATTCTATGAGCTTGCAAAAGTCATAGCTCAAAAGGGTCACAAAATTTCATTCATTTCCACACCTAGAAACATCAAACGCCTCCCTAAACTACCTTCAAATTTACAACCTTTTGTAGAATTCATAGAACTTCCATTGCCCCAAGTAGAAAATCTCCCTCAAAATGCAGAATCAACTATGGACATTCCACAACACATAGAACCATATCTCAAGAAAGCTTTTGACGGTCTTGAAGAACCGTTGACTAAGTTTCTTGAGAGATCTACACCAGATTGGCTCATATATGACTTTGCACCCTTTTGGTTACCCCCAATTTCTTCTAAGCTTGGCATCTTATGCATCAGTTTCTGTATTTTCAGTGCATCAGGTGCATCTTTCTGTTTAAATATCATTCAAAATGAGACTAGTGACACCACTAATGAACCCTACAGGGTTACATTCCAACGTCTCCTAGCTAAAGAGAAAGATTTCAGCGTTTCAGATGCATTTCGAATCCAAGAAACTAACCGTGGCTCGGCCTTTACTGCTATAAGAAGTTGCATGGAGATTGAAGGTGAGTCTATAAAttccattagaaatttgttaAAGAAACCAGTTTTTCCAGTTGGATTGTTGCCACCCTCAGTAGATGATAATGAAAATAGTACTGAGGATGAAAATTGGAACACAATTCGTAAGTGGTTAGATGAACATGAGAAAGGGTCAGTAATATATGTAGCATTTGGAAGTGAGGTAACAATAACTGATGAAGAATTCACTGAGATAACTATGGGACTAGAATTATCTGGTTTTTCCTTTTTCTGGATTTTGAAGAGGAAAAATGGTCCTAATACCGGTAGTTCAATCGAATCGAAATATAAACGAGGAATCATATGGAACACATGGGCACCACAGTTAAAAATTTTAGCACATAAGTCTGTTGGAGGATTCTTGAGTCATTCTGGTTGGAGCTCTGTGATTGAGTCTCTTCAATTTGGATGTCCACTTATTTTGTTGCCATTCCAAAATGAACAAGGGTTAGTTGCTAGAGTTATGGAAGAAAAAATGGTGGGAGTAAGAGTGCCTAGAAATGAACATGATGGGAAATTCACTAGAGATTCATTGGCTAAGGCATTGAGATCAGTGATGATGTTGGAAGATGATAAAGGAAAGATTATTTATAGGAATCATGCTGAAAAAATGAGCAAGATAATTGGGGACAAAGAGTTGCATCAAAGGTACATAGATGAGTTTGTTCATTATATGGAAATTCATAGACCAGCTTGA
- the LOC107635279 gene encoding uncharacterized protein LOC107635279 isoform X1: MADSTATPYTTTKPHSPFTSRIHHPKPSTTITRKGKSCSGFILKCIFLSLFLVALPLFPSQAPDFVSQTILTKFWELLHLLFVGIAVAYGLFSRRHNVDLEFEPSQIDTTQSVSNSFDSVPSSYYVPKMFPDSEISGGDETENPDPCVVGYDDDKRVVMNSWDANQYFENGGAVGVLDEQYNKPQLQDSSADGGFGYSVGYDGNNVVQSWNSEYYHSGSVVMVAQPYKSIGEFGGQVDGYRPLGLPVRSLRSVPKEVDGNGTRYANESDSSRVSSKGSDKGRDREFGDLGASNLDNRFNAGSGGASASPIPWNLRPRKVEREKRHGNVSHPSHFRPLSVDETKFEAFGSRSLQSSMSFSSLPGVYSSFDSIPPDNMNFQEEEMNKRETSLYVPASEKMNFQEEDTMPKTSYVPPAVENMSFPEEDKRQRKTSFVPASQIANFHEEDTGQRKKYYVPASENSNFKEVNSGKKISQASSSRNRRVKTKGKYAAVSYPLNFRPIPVDETPNESHGSQPFQSMEPFTSHTSMHSSLGLSSSDNMNVQREDMEQQKTSPVHVSENMNFKEEEMAQMKIPYVHDSEDVNFQEEDMEQQKTSCVSASENTNFQEVESGKVTEASSSRTARMGAKGKRPAVSHLMPTSETQFESLSSRSFQSMGSFSSRASLDSVSSENMNLQREDLAEKRSPHGSYSNSSSPQARSDGETSLRPSHAHARGYSIGSLLEDDMKSDMNDDLRNLMGNPGDRPENKKLGMHALQLDSGEPTSLAKSSSRGKSVRTRRAGGLTSWAMRVGETPSKQTDEKVEKKPSIVESVPMRKDKVKVDEVDLSLKEISKKSLESYPPKPEFVFSSHLKRDKPEPSKKVSNEDLDIDLDLEDIQMSSDDERMSECINDSGLDSEVDKKASEFIAKFKEQIRLQKSGSVERSKGQKIMGNYIR; this comes from the coding sequence ATGGCGGATTCCACCGCCACCCCTTACACAACCACTAAGCCTCATTCCCCATTCACCTCAAGGATCCACCATCCAAAGCCTTCTACCACCATCACCAGAAAAGGTAAGTCTTGCTCTGGTTTCATCCTCAAATGTATCTTCTTGTCACTGTTTCTCGTTGCTCTCCCACTCTTCCCTTCACAAGCCCCTGACTTTGTGAGCCAAACCATACTCACAAAGTTTTGGGAGCTTCTCCACCTTCTCTTTGTTGGAATTGCTGTTGCTTATGGTTTGTTCAGTAGAAGACACAATGTAGATTTAGAATTTGAGCCGTCACAAATTGATACAACTCAATCTGTTAGTAATAGTTTTGATAGTGTACCTAGTTCTTATTATGTGCCTAAGATGTTCCCTGATTCAGAAATTTCTGGTGGTGATGAGACTGAAAATCCTGATCCATGTGTTGTTGGGTATGATGATGACAAGAGAGTTGTCATGAATTCTTGGGATGCTAATCAGTATTTTGAAAATGGTGGTGCTGTTGGTGTTTTAGATGAACAGTACAATAAGCCCCAATTGCAAGATTCTAGTGCTGATGGTGGTTTTGGTTATTCTGTTGGATATGATGGGAACAATGTGGTTCAATCTTGGAATTCTGAGTACTATCATAGCGGGTCGGTGGTCATGGTTGCTCAACCATACAAAAGCATAGGTGAGTTTGGCGGTCAGGTTGATGGTTATAGGCCTCTTGGGCTACCGGTTCGAAGTTTGAGATCGGTTCCTAAAGAGGTTGATGGTAATGGTACTAGATATGCCAATGAAAGTGATTCTAGTAGGGTTTCATCAAAGGGTTCGGATAAGGGTAGAGATAGGGAGTTTGGGGATCTGGGAGCTTCCAATTTGGATAATAGATTCAATGCTGGTAGTGGTGGAGCCTCTGCTTCTCCGATCCCTTGGAATTTGAGGCCTAGAAAGGTGGAAAGGGAAAAGAGGCATGGCAATGTAAGCCATCCTTCGCATTTTAGGCCCCTTTCAGTTGATGAAACTAAGTTTGAAGCGTTTGGTTCGAGGTCCTTACAGTCTTCAATGTCATTTTCTTCCCTTCCCGGTGTGTATTCTTCCTTTGATTCAATTCCACCGGACAATATGAACTTTCAGGAGGAAGAAATGAACAAAAGAGAGACTTCTTTATATGTGCCTGCTTCAGAGAAAATGAATTTTCAAGAGGAAGATACAATGCCAAAGACTTCTTATGTGCCGCCTGCTGTAGAAAATATGAGTTTCCCAGAGGAAGATAAGAGACAAAGGAAGACTTCGTTTGTGCCAGCCTCTCAAATTGCAAATTTCCATGAAGAGGATACAGGGCAAAGGAAGAAATACTATGTGCCTGCTTCTGAAAATTCGAATTTCAAAGAGGTAAATTCGGGAAAGAAGATCTCCCAAGCATCTTCTTCGAGAAACAGAAGGGTGAAAACTAAAGGAAAATATGCTGCCGTATCTTATCCTTTGAATTTCAGGCCAATTCCAGTTGACGAAACTCCGAATGAATCACATGGTTCACAGCCTTTCCAGTCCATGGAACCATTCACTTCCCACACAAGTATGCATTCTTCCTTGGGTTTGAGTTCATCAGATAACATGAACGTCCAACGGGAAGATATGGAACAACAGAAAACGTCTCCTGTTCATGTATCAGAGAATATGAATTTCAAAGAGGAAGAAATGGCGCAAATGAAGATTCCATATGTGCATGACTCTGAAGATGTGAATTTCCAAGAGGAAGATATGGAACAGCAAAAGACTTCTTGTGTGTCTGCTTCAGAAAATACAAATTTCCAAGAGGTAGAATCAGGAAAGGTTACCGAGGCGTCGTCTTCAAGAACTGCGAGGATGGGAGCTAAAGGAAAACGTCCAGCTGTTTCTCATTTAATGCCAACATCTGAAACACAATTTGAATCACTCAGTTCGAGGTCTTTCCAGTCTATGGGATCTTTCTCATCTAGAGCTTCCTTAGATTCTGTTTCTTCGGAAAACATGAACTTGCAGAGGGAAGATTTAGCAGAAAAGAGAAGTCCTCATGGTTCTTATTCAAATTCATCATCACCTCAAGCTAGAAGTGACGGTGAAACTTCACTGCGACCATCTCATGCTCATGCTCGTGGGTATAGTATTGGTTCTTTGCTAGAAGATGACATGAAGAGTGATATGAATGATGACTTGAGGAATCTAATGGGGAATCCAGGCGATCGGCCGGAGAACAAAAAATTAGGGATGCATGCTTTGCAGTTAGACTCGGGAGAGCCTACAAGCCTTGCAAAATCTTCATCGAGGGGAAAATCGGTTAGAACTAGAAGAGCAGGTGGATTGACTTCATGGGCAATGAGAGTGGGAGAAACACCTAGCAAGCAAACCGATGAAAAGGTCGAAAAGAAGCCGAGTATTGTTGAGTCAGTACCAATGAGAAAAGATAAAGTGAAAGTTGATGAAGTTGATCTTTCATTGAAAGAAATCAGTAAGAAAAGTTTAGAGTCTTATCCTCCTAAGCCAGAGTTTGTATTTTCTAGTCATCTTAAGAGAGATAAACCGGAACCATCCAAGAAAGTGTCCAATGAAGATTTGGATATTGATCTTGATCTTGAGGATATTCAGATGAGCTCAGATGATGAAAGGATGTCTGAATGCATTAACGACTCGGGACTGGATTCTGAAGTGGACAAGAAAGCAAGCGAATTTATAGCTAAGTTCAAAGAGCAGATTAGACTTCAGAAATCAGGGTCAGTTGAAAGATCAAAAGGACAAAAGATCATGGGAAACTATATCAGGTGA
- the LOC107635279 gene encoding uncharacterized protein LOC107635279 isoform X2, which produces MADSTATPYTTTKPHSPFTSRIHHPKPSTTITRKEISGGDETENPDPCVVGYDDDKRVVMNSWDANQYFENGGAVGVLDEQYNKPQLQDSSADGGFGYSVGYDGNNVVQSWNSEYYHSGSVVMVAQPYKSIGEFGGQVDGYRPLGLPVRSLRSVPKEVDGNGTRYANESDSSRVSSKGSDKGRDREFGDLGASNLDNRFNAGSGGASASPIPWNLRPRKVEREKRHGNVSHPSHFRPLSVDETKFEAFGSRSLQSSMSFSSLPGVYSSFDSIPPDNMNFQEEEMNKRETSLYVPASEKMNFQEEDTMPKTSYVPPAVENMSFPEEDKRQRKTSFVPASQIANFHEEDTGQRKKYYVPASENSNFKEVNSGKKISQASSSRNRRVKTKGKYAAVSYPLNFRPIPVDETPNESHGSQPFQSMEPFTSHTSMHSSLGLSSSDNMNVQREDMEQQKTSPVHVSENMNFKEEEMAQMKIPYVHDSEDVNFQEEDMEQQKTSCVSASENTNFQEVESGKVTEASSSRTARMGAKGKRPAVSHLMPTSETQFESLSSRSFQSMGSFSSRASLDSVSSENMNLQREDLAEKRSPHGSYSNSSSPQARSDGETSLRPSHAHARGYSIGSLLEDDMKSDMNDDLRNLMGNPGDRPENKKLGMHALQLDSGEPTSLAKSSSRGKSVRTRRAGGLTSWAMRVGETPSKQTDEKVEKKPSIVESVPMRKDKVKVDEVDLSLKEISKKSLESYPPKPEFVFSSHLKRDKPEPSKKVSNEDLDIDLDLEDIQMSSDDERMSECINDSGLDSEVDKKASEFIAKFKEQIRLQKSGSVERSKGQKIMGNYIR; this is translated from the exons ATGGCGGATTCCACCGCCACCCCTTACACAACCACTAAGCCTCATTCCCCATTCACCTCAAGGATCCACCATCCAAAGCCTTCTACCACCATCACCAGAAAAG AAATTTCTGGTGGTGATGAGACTGAAAATCCTGATCCATGTGTTGTTGGGTATGATGATGACAAGAGAGTTGTCATGAATTCTTGGGATGCTAATCAGTATTTTGAAAATGGTGGTGCTGTTGGTGTTTTAGATGAACAGTACAATAAGCCCCAATTGCAAGATTCTAGTGCTGATGGTGGTTTTGGTTATTCTGTTGGATATGATGGGAACAATGTGGTTCAATCTTGGAATTCTGAGTACTATCATAGCGGGTCGGTGGTCATGGTTGCTCAACCATACAAAAGCATAGGTGAGTTTGGCGGTCAGGTTGATGGTTATAGGCCTCTTGGGCTACCGGTTCGAAGTTTGAGATCGGTTCCTAAAGAGGTTGATGGTAATGGTACTAGATATGCCAATGAAAGTGATTCTAGTAGGGTTTCATCAAAGGGTTCGGATAAGGGTAGAGATAGGGAGTTTGGGGATCTGGGAGCTTCCAATTTGGATAATAGATTCAATGCTGGTAGTGGTGGAGCCTCTGCTTCTCCGATCCCTTGGAATTTGAGGCCTAGAAAGGTGGAAAGGGAAAAGAGGCATGGCAATGTAAGCCATCCTTCGCATTTTAGGCCCCTTTCAGTTGATGAAACTAAGTTTGAAGCGTTTGGTTCGAGGTCCTTACAGTCTTCAATGTCATTTTCTTCCCTTCCCGGTGTGTATTCTTCCTTTGATTCAATTCCACCGGACAATATGAACTTTCAGGAGGAAGAAATGAACAAAAGAGAGACTTCTTTATATGTGCCTGCTTCAGAGAAAATGAATTTTCAAGAGGAAGATACAATGCCAAAGACTTCTTATGTGCCGCCTGCTGTAGAAAATATGAGTTTCCCAGAGGAAGATAAGAGACAAAGGAAGACTTCGTTTGTGCCAGCCTCTCAAATTGCAAATTTCCATGAAGAGGATACAGGGCAAAGGAAGAAATACTATGTGCCTGCTTCTGAAAATTCGAATTTCAAAGAGGTAAATTCGGGAAAGAAGATCTCCCAAGCATCTTCTTCGAGAAACAGAAGGGTGAAAACTAAAGGAAAATATGCTGCCGTATCTTATCCTTTGAATTTCAGGCCAATTCCAGTTGACGAAACTCCGAATGAATCACATGGTTCACAGCCTTTCCAGTCCATGGAACCATTCACTTCCCACACAAGTATGCATTCTTCCTTGGGTTTGAGTTCATCAGATAACATGAACGTCCAACGGGAAGATATGGAACAACAGAAAACGTCTCCTGTTCATGTATCAGAGAATATGAATTTCAAAGAGGAAGAAATGGCGCAAATGAAGATTCCATATGTGCATGACTCTGAAGATGTGAATTTCCAAGAGGAAGATATGGAACAGCAAAAGACTTCTTGTGTGTCTGCTTCAGAAAATACAAATTTCCAAGAGGTAGAATCAGGAAAGGTTACCGAGGCGTCGTCTTCAAGAACTGCGAGGATGGGAGCTAAAGGAAAACGTCCAGCTGTTTCTCATTTAATGCCAACATCTGAAACACAATTTGAATCACTCAGTTCGAGGTCTTTCCAGTCTATGGGATCTTTCTCATCTAGAGCTTCCTTAGATTCTGTTTCTTCGGAAAACATGAACTTGCAGAGGGAAGATTTAGCAGAAAAGAGAAGTCCTCATGGTTCTTATTCAAATTCATCATCACCTCAAGCTAGAAGTGACGGTGAAACTTCACTGCGACCATCTCATGCTCATGCTCGTGGGTATAGTATTGGTTCTTTGCTAGAAGATGACATGAAGAGTGATATGAATGATGACTTGAGGAATCTAATGGGGAATCCAGGCGATCGGCCGGAGAACAAAAAATTAGGGATGCATGCTTTGCAGTTAGACTCGGGAGAGCCTACAAGCCTTGCAAAATCTTCATCGAGGGGAAAATCGGTTAGAACTAGAAGAGCAGGTGGATTGACTTCATGGGCAATGAGAGTGGGAGAAACACCTAGCAAGCAAACCGATGAAAAGGTCGAAAAGAAGCCGAGTATTGTTGAGTCAGTACCAATGAGAAAAGATAAAGTGAAAGTTGATGAAGTTGATCTTTCATTGAAAGAAATCAGTAAGAAAAGTTTAGAGTCTTATCCTCCTAAGCCAGAGTTTGTATTTTCTAGTCATCTTAAGAGAGATAAACCGGAACCATCCAAGAAAGTGTCCAATGAAGATTTGGATATTGATCTTGATCTTGAGGATATTCAGATGAGCTCAGATGATGAAAGGATGTCTGAATGCATTAACGACTCGGGACTGGATTCTGAAGTGGACAAGAAAGCAAGCGAATTTATAGCTAAGTTCAAAGAGCAGATTAGACTTCAGAAATCAGGGTCAGTTGAAAGATCAAAAGGACAAAAGATCATGGGAAACTATATCAGGTGA
- the LOC107638124 gene encoding homeobox-leucine zipper protein HAT3 isoform X1, whose translation MGEKDIGNEDVGLSLSLSLGRGCSSSPPPLKPQRSVPMNNINEKSSWNELFQLLPQAMPLTEKLNMQNAVDRSTDMRPLFGGGINMNSMPSMAETPPDCNQDNHDSSPNNSSLSSGSGCKRSEREEDNGTAVAGIELVSCSRGSDDEDGGGGEAARKKLRLTKEQSMLLEETFKQHNTLNPKQKQTLAKELNLRARQVEVWFQNRRARTKLKQTEVDCEYLKRYCENLSEENRRLQKEVQELRTLKLSPQLYMHMNPPTTLTMCPSCERVAVSSASSSNSAAASTTHVPALQSNCNNSLGPHIQRPVRVNTWPFDSPISRP comes from the exons ATGGGTGAGAAAGATATTGGTAATGAAGATGTGGGGTTGAGTTTGAGTTTGAGTTTGGGAAGAGGATGTTCTTCATCTCCGCCACCTTTGAAGCCACAAAGATCGGTTCCTATGAATAACATCAACGAGAAGAGTTCATGGAATGAGTTGTTTCAGTTATTACCACAAG CAATGCCACTGACTGaaaaactaaacatgcaaaaCGCAGTAGATAGGAGCACAGATATGAGGCCGTTATTTGGTGGAGGAATCAACATGAATTCGATGCCGTCAATGGCGGAGACTCCGCCGGATTGCAACCAGGACAACCATGATTCATCGCCAAACAACAGTAGTTTATCAAGTGGCAGTGGCTGCAAGCGAAGCGAGAGAGAAGAGGACAATGGCACGGCGGTTGCCGGCATCGAATTGGTGTCGTGCTCGCGGGGAAGTGATGACGAGGATGGCGGCGGCGGAGAGGCGGCGAGGAAGAAGCTGAGGCTGACGAAGGAGCAGTCAATGTTATTGGAAGAAACGTTCAAGCAGCATAACACGCTGAACCCG AAACAAAAGCAGACATTGGCAAAGGAATTGAATCTGAGAGCCAGACAGGTGGAGGTGTGGTTCCAGAATAGGAGAGCAAG GACCAAGTTGAAGCAAACCGAAGTGGATTGTGAATACTTGAAGAGATATTGTGAGAATCTAAGTGAAGAGAATAGGAGGTTGCAAAAAGAAGTGCAAGAGCTTAGGACATTGAAGCTATCTCCACAGCTCTACATGCATATGAACCCTCCAACAACTCTTACAATGTGTCCTTCTTGCGAGCGTGTCGCCGTCTCATCCGCCTCGTCCTCTAACTCTGCCGCCGCCTCCACCACTCACGTGCCGGCACTACAAAGTAATTGCAACAACTCGTTGGGTCCACACATCCAGCGGCCGGTGCGCGTCAACACTTGGCCATTTGACAGCCCAATTTCGCGGCCGTAG